A single Macaca mulatta isolate MMU2019108-1 chromosome 11, T2T-MMU8v2.0, whole genome shotgun sequence DNA region contains:
- the CALCOCO1 gene encoding calcium-binding and coiled-coil domain-containing protein 1 isoform X2, with product MEESPLSRAPSRGGVNFLNVARTYIPNTKVECHYTLPPGTMPSASDWIGIFKVEAACVRDYHTFVWSSVPESTTDGSPIHTSVQFQASYLPKPGAQLYQFRYVNRQGRVCGQSPPFQFREPRPMDELVTLEEADGGSDILLVVPKATVLQNQLDESQQERNDLMQLKLQLEGQVTELRSRVQELERALATARQEHAELMEQYKGISRSHGEITEERDILSRQQGDHVARILELEDDIQTISEKVLTKEVELDRLRDTVKALTREQEKLLGQLKEVQADKEQSEAELQVAQQENRRLNLDLQEAKSWQEEQSAQAQRLKDKVAQMKDTLGQAQQRVAELEPLKEQLRGAQELAASSQQKATLLGEELASAATARDRTIAELHRSRLEVAEVNGRLAELGLHLKEEKCQWSKERAGLLQSVEAEKDKILKLSAEILRLEKAVQEERTQNQVFKTELAREKDSSLVQLSESKRELTELRSALRVLQKEKEQLQEEKQELLEYMRKLEARLEKVADEKWNEDAATDEEAAAGLSCPAALTDSEDESPEDMRLPPYGLCEHRDPGSSPAGPREASPLVVISQPAPISPHLSGPAEDSSSDSEAEDEKSVLMAAVQSGGEEANLLLPELGSAFYDMASTIFCRAQIALLPLSPASTPSPTTR from the exons ATGGAAGAATCACCACTAAGCCGAGCACCATCCCGTGGTGGAGTCAACTTTCTGAATGTAGCCCGGACCTACATCCCCAATACCAAGGTGGAATGTCACTACACCCTTCCCCCAGGCACCATGCCCAGTGCCAGTGACTGGATTGGCATCTTCAAG GTAGAAGCTGCCTGTGTTCGAGATTACCACACATTTGTGTGGTCTTCCGTGCCTGAAAGTACAACTGATGGTTCCCCCATTCACACCAGTGTCCAGTTCCAAG CCAGCTACCTGCCCAAACCAGGAGCTCAGCTCTACCAGTTCCGATATGTGAACCGCCAGGGCCGGGTGTGTGGGCAGAGCCCCCCTTTCCAGTTCCGAGAGCCAAGGCCCATGGATGAACTGGTGACCCTGGAGGAGGCTGATGGGGGCTCTGACATCCTGCTGGTTGTCCCCAAGGCAACTGTGTTACAG AACCAGCTCGATGAGAGCCAGCAAGAACGGAATGACCTGATGCAGCTGAAGCTGCAGCTGGAGGGACAGGTGACAGAGCTGAGGAGCCGAGTGCAGGAGCTCGAGAGGGCTCTGGCAACTGCCAGGCAGGAACACGCGGAGCTGATGGAACAGTATAAG GGGATTTCCCGGTCCCATGGGGAGATCACAGAAGAGAGGGACATCCTGAGCCGGCAACAGGGAGACCATGTGGCACGCATCCTGGAGCTGGAGGATGACATTCAGACCATCAGTGAGAAAGTGCTGACGAAGGAAGTGGAGCTCGACAG GCTTAGAGACACAGTGAAGGCCCTGACTCGGGAACAGGAGAAGCTTCTTGGGCAACTGAAAGAAGTACAAGCAGACAAGGAGCAAAGCGAG GCTGAGCTCCAAGTGGCACAACAGGAGAACCGTCGCTTAAATTTGGACCTGCAGGAGGCCAAGAGCTGGCAAGAGGAGCAGAGTGCTCAGGCCCAGAGACTGAAAGACAAGGTGGCCCAGATGAAGGACACCCTAGGCCAGGCCCAGCAGCGGGTG GCTGAGCTGGAGCCCCTGAAGGAGCAGCTTCGAGGGGCCCAGGAGCTTGCAGCCTCAAGCCAGCAGAAAGCCACCCTTCTTGGGGAGGAGTTGGCCAGCGCAGCAACAGCCAGGGACCGCACCATAGCCGAACTACACCGCAGCCGCCTGGAAGTGGCTGAAGTTAATGGCAGGCTGGCTGAGCTCGGTTTGCacttgaaggaagaaaaatgccAATGGAGCAAGGAGCGGGCAGGGCTGCTGCAGAGTGTGGAG GCAGAGAAGGACAAGATCCTGAAGCTGAGTGCAGAGATACTTCGACTGGAGAAGGCAGTTCAGGAGGAGAGGACCCAAAACCAGGTGTTCAAGACTGAGCTGGCCCGGGAAAAGGATTCTAGCCTG GTACAGTTGTCAGAAAGTAAGCGGGAGCTGACAGAGCTGCGGTCAGCCCTGCGTGTGCTCCAGAAGGAAAAGGAGCAGTTACAAGAGGAGAAGCAG GAATTGCTAGAGTACATGAGAAAACTGGAGGCCCGCCTGGAGAAGGTGGCAGATGAGAAGTGGAATGAGGATGCTGCCACAGATGAGGAGGCCGCTGCGGGACTGA GCTGCCCGGCAGCTCTGACAGACTCGGAGGATGAGTCCCCAGAAGACATGAGGCTCCCACCCTATGGCCTTTGTGAGCATAGAGACCCAGGCTCCTCTCCTGCTGGGCCCCGAGAGGCTTCTCCCCTCGTTGTCATCAGCCAGCCGGCTCCCATTTCTCCTCACCTCTCTGGGCCAGCTGAGGACAGTAGCTCTGACTCG GAGGCTGAAGATGAGAAGTCAGTCCTGATGGCAGCTGTGCAGAGTGGGGGTGAGGAGGCCAACTTGCTGCTTCCTGAACTGGGCAGTGCCTTCTATGACATGGCCAG CACCATCTTCTGCAGAGCCCAAATTGCCCTGCTTCCCCTCTCTCCTGCCTCTACCCCTTCCCCAACCACCAGGTAG
- the CALCOCO1 gene encoding calcium-binding and coiled-coil domain-containing protein 1 isoform X1, translated as MEESPLSRAPSRGGVNFLNVARTYIPNTKVECHYTLPPGTMPSASDWIGIFKVEAACVRDYHTFVWSSVPESTTDGSPIHTSVQFQASYLPKPGAQLYQFRYVNRQGRVCGQSPPFQFREPRPMDELVTLEEADGGSDILLVVPKATVLQNQLDESQQERNDLMQLKLQLEGQVTELRSRVQELERALATARQEHAELMEQYKGISRSHGEITEERDILSRQQGDHVARILELEDDIQTISEKVLTKEVELDRLRDTVKALTREQEKLLGQLKEVQADKEQSEAELQVAQQENRRLNLDLQEAKSWQEEQSAQAQRLKDKVAQMKDTLGQAQQRVAELEPLKEQLRGAQELAASSQQKATLLGEELASAATARDRTIAELHRSRLEVAEVNGRLAELGLHLKEEKCQWSKERAGLLQSVEAEKDKILKLSAEILRLEKAVQEERTQNQVFKTELAREKDSSLVQLSESKRELTELRSALRVLQKEKEQLQEEKQELLEYMRKLEARLEKVADEKWNEDAATDEEAAAGLSCPAALTDSEDESPEDMRLPPYGLCEHRDPGSSPAGPREASPLVVISQPAPISPHLSGPAEDSSSDSEAEDEKSVLMAAVQSGGEEANLLLPELGSAFYDMASGFTVGPLSETSTGGPATPTWKECPICKERFPAESDKDALEDHMDGHFFFSTQDPFTFE; from the exons ATGGAAGAATCACCACTAAGCCGAGCACCATCCCGTGGTGGAGTCAACTTTCTGAATGTAGCCCGGACCTACATCCCCAATACCAAGGTGGAATGTCACTACACCCTTCCCCCAGGCACCATGCCCAGTGCCAGTGACTGGATTGGCATCTTCAAG GTAGAAGCTGCCTGTGTTCGAGATTACCACACATTTGTGTGGTCTTCCGTGCCTGAAAGTACAACTGATGGTTCCCCCATTCACACCAGTGTCCAGTTCCAAG CCAGCTACCTGCCCAAACCAGGAGCTCAGCTCTACCAGTTCCGATATGTGAACCGCCAGGGCCGGGTGTGTGGGCAGAGCCCCCCTTTCCAGTTCCGAGAGCCAAGGCCCATGGATGAACTGGTGACCCTGGAGGAGGCTGATGGGGGCTCTGACATCCTGCTGGTTGTCCCCAAGGCAACTGTGTTACAG AACCAGCTCGATGAGAGCCAGCAAGAACGGAATGACCTGATGCAGCTGAAGCTGCAGCTGGAGGGACAGGTGACAGAGCTGAGGAGCCGAGTGCAGGAGCTCGAGAGGGCTCTGGCAACTGCCAGGCAGGAACACGCGGAGCTGATGGAACAGTATAAG GGGATTTCCCGGTCCCATGGGGAGATCACAGAAGAGAGGGACATCCTGAGCCGGCAACAGGGAGACCATGTGGCACGCATCCTGGAGCTGGAGGATGACATTCAGACCATCAGTGAGAAAGTGCTGACGAAGGAAGTGGAGCTCGACAG GCTTAGAGACACAGTGAAGGCCCTGACTCGGGAACAGGAGAAGCTTCTTGGGCAACTGAAAGAAGTACAAGCAGACAAGGAGCAAAGCGAG GCTGAGCTCCAAGTGGCACAACAGGAGAACCGTCGCTTAAATTTGGACCTGCAGGAGGCCAAGAGCTGGCAAGAGGAGCAGAGTGCTCAGGCCCAGAGACTGAAAGACAAGGTGGCCCAGATGAAGGACACCCTAGGCCAGGCCCAGCAGCGGGTG GCTGAGCTGGAGCCCCTGAAGGAGCAGCTTCGAGGGGCCCAGGAGCTTGCAGCCTCAAGCCAGCAGAAAGCCACCCTTCTTGGGGAGGAGTTGGCCAGCGCAGCAACAGCCAGGGACCGCACCATAGCCGAACTACACCGCAGCCGCCTGGAAGTGGCTGAAGTTAATGGCAGGCTGGCTGAGCTCGGTTTGCacttgaaggaagaaaaatgccAATGGAGCAAGGAGCGGGCAGGGCTGCTGCAGAGTGTGGAG GCAGAGAAGGACAAGATCCTGAAGCTGAGTGCAGAGATACTTCGACTGGAGAAGGCAGTTCAGGAGGAGAGGACCCAAAACCAGGTGTTCAAGACTGAGCTGGCCCGGGAAAAGGATTCTAGCCTG GTACAGTTGTCAGAAAGTAAGCGGGAGCTGACAGAGCTGCGGTCAGCCCTGCGTGTGCTCCAGAAGGAAAAGGAGCAGTTACAAGAGGAGAAGCAG GAATTGCTAGAGTACATGAGAAAACTGGAGGCCCGCCTGGAGAAGGTGGCAGATGAGAAGTGGAATGAGGATGCTGCCACAGATGAGGAGGCCGCTGCGGGACTGA GCTGCCCGGCAGCTCTGACAGACTCGGAGGATGAGTCCCCAGAAGACATGAGGCTCCCACCCTATGGCCTTTGTGAGCATAGAGACCCAGGCTCCTCTCCTGCTGGGCCCCGAGAGGCTTCTCCCCTCGTTGTCATCAGCCAGCCGGCTCCCATTTCTCCTCACCTCTCTGGGCCAGCTGAGGACAGTAGCTCTGACTCG GAGGCTGAAGATGAGAAGTCAGTCCTGATGGCAGCTGTGCAGAGTGGGGGTGAGGAGGCCAACTTGCTGCTTCCTGAACTGGGCAGTGCCTTCTATGACATGGCCAG TGGCTTTACAGTGGGTCCCCTGTCAGAAACCAGCACTGGGGGCCCTGCCACCCCCACATGGAAGGAGTGTCCTATCTGTAAGGAGCGCTTTCCTGCTGAGAGTGACAAGGATGCCCTGGAGGACCACATGGATGGACACTTCTTTTTCAGCACCCAGGACCCCTTCACCTTTGAGTGA